From a region of the Arachis ipaensis cultivar K30076 chromosome B09, Araip1.1, whole genome shotgun sequence genome:
- the LOC107617994 gene encoding ankyrin repeat-containing protein At5g02620-like isoform X2 gives MAGSGRRKSIDCTLYNAAIEGNFDAFNDVQNIEHLLTPNNNTILHLHLTSAITIPAQTVSPPQPLFYLLNKRSERSTVSEDFVKKVLDKCGGQVLIANAKGETPLHLAARYGHSGVTKLLIESAKSFHDDIEAGRRAEKELMRAKSKTGDTALHEAVRHNHIEVVDILLNLDKSINNVANNENETPLYIASERKYKRIVDKILVKVESPAYEGPNDRTALHAAVINSDIGMVKDLMKNEHVRSAIKHADGRKGWIPLHYAVKDGNTDMTTLLLNEDRNTDTAYMQDKEGRTAFHIAAYFGHEEIVDTFVKHYQGCSEIVDNKGWNVLHYAVKGGSSHIVAKIMRKLSLSHLYNEKDIYGDTPLHHLASSRIQSRELVYHNRVDRLALNKNDQTALDVAYAIAEDADRVLTKKLHLPYPEVQNKMVIIRVVLY, from the exons ATGGCTGGAAGTGGCAGGCGGAAGAGTATTGATTGTACTTTATACAACGCTGCAATCGAAGGCAATTTCGATGCATTCAATGATGTCCAAAACATTGAGCATCTACTCACTCCAAACAATAACACCATCCTTCATCTACACTTAACATCTGCAATCACTATACCAGCTCAAACTGTTTCCCCACCCCAACCGTTGTTTTATCTTCTAAACAAAAGATCCGAAAGATCAACTGTTTCGGAAGATTTTGTGAAGAAGGTTCTGGATAAATGTGGAGGCCAGGTTCTAATCGCCAACGCCAAGGGAGAAACTCCACTTCATCTGGCAGCAAG GTACGGACATTCGGGCGTAACAAAATTGTTGATAGAGAGTGCCAAGAGTTTTCATGATGACATTGAAGCTGGGAGAAGAGCAGAGAAAGAGCTTATGAGAGCAAAATCCAAGACTGGTGACACTGCATTGCATGAGGCAGTGCGCCATAACCACATTGAAGTAGTCGACATATTGTTGAATCTTGATAAATCTATTAATAATGTTGCTAACAATGAGAATGAAACACCGCTCTATATAGCTTCAGAGAGAAAATATAAGAGAATTGTGGATAAGATATTAGTGAAAGTGGAATCACCAGCATATGAAGGCCCCAACGATCGAACAGCATTGCACGCAGCTGTGATTAACAGTGACATAG GAATGGTAAAAGACCTTATGAAGAACGAACATGTAAGAAGCGCCATCAAACATGCGGATGGAAGAAAAGGTTGGATTCCTCTTCATTATGCAGTAAAAGATGGAAACACAGATATGACAACATTATTGCTGAATGAAGATAGGAACACAGACACAGCATACATGCAAGATAAGGAAGGTAGAACTGCCTTTCACATTGCAGCATATTTTGGGCACGAGGAAATCGTGGACACATTTGTAAAACACTACCAAGGTTGTTCAGAAATAGTAGACAACAAAGGTTGGAACGTTCTTCATTATGCTGTGAAAGGAGGATCTTCACATATAGTTGCTAAAATAATGAGAAAGTTGTCGTTGAGTCACCTTTATAATGAGAAGGATATTTATGGAGATACACCTCTCCATCACCTTGCAAGTTCTCGGATTCAGAGTAGGGAATTGGTGTATCATAACCGAGTGGACAGACTTGCTTTGAACAAGAATGACCAAACGGCCCTTGATGTTGCTTATGCTATTGCTGAGGATGCTGATAGAGTATTGACCAAAAAA CTGCATTTACCTTACCCGGAGGTACAGAACAAGATGGTGATCATAAGGGTAGTCCTATATTAG
- the LOC107617995 gene encoding phosphoglucan phosphatase DSP4, amyloplastic, with the protein MNCLQNLQLSYVLPFQVSTRHHRNHPFCSVSLGISKSSHQNRSMAIKSASGSIPSAETSSFDMKEEKSETYSNNMTEAMGAVLTYRHELGMNYNFIRPDLIVGSCLQTPEDVDKLRKIGVKTIFCLQQDPDLEYFGVDINAIREYAKACGDIQHLRAQIRDFDAFDLRMRLPAVVSKLYKAINSNGGVTYIHCTAGLGRAPAIALAYMFWVQGYKLNEAYKLLLSKRPCFPKLDAIKSATADILTGLSKKSVTLSWEGSNCSSVEVSGLDIGWGQRMPLDFDDKQGLWSLKRELPEGHYEYKYIVDGKWICNKNELITSPNKDGHVNNFLDVLDDSSSVGALLRERLTGDNPDLTKDERLRIREFLEAYPDETEQ; encoded by the exons ATGAACTGCCTTCAGAATCTTCAGCT ATCCTATGTTTTGCCCTTCCAAGTATCCACGCGCCACCACAGGAACCATCCTTTCTGTTCTGTTTCACTG GGAATCAGCAAGAGTTCTCATCAGAATCGAAGTATGGCAATTAAG TCTGCTTCTGGTTCCATACCAAGTGCAGAGACAAGTAGTTTTGATATGAAAGAGGAAAAGTCTGAGACATATAGTAACAACATGACAGAAGCCATGGGTGCTG TTTTGACATATAGGCATGAATTGGGAATGAACTACAACTTCATCCGTCCAGACTTGATAGTAGGATCATGCCTAcag ACTCCCGAAGATGTTGACAAACTTCGGAAAATTGGAGTGAAAACTATATTTTGCTTGCAACAAGATCCAGACCTAGA ATATTTTGGAGTTGATATCAATGCCATACGAGAATATGCCAAGGCGTGCGGTGACATTCAGCACTTGCGTGCTCAGATAAG AGACTTTGATGCATTTGATTTACGGATGCGTCTCCCAGCTGTAGTTAGCAAATTATACAAGGCAATAAATTCCAATGGAGGGGTGACATATATACATTGCACTGCTGGACTTGGAAGAGCTCCAGCCATTGCG TTGGCATATATGTTTTGGGTTCAGGGTTATAAACTCAATGAGGCTTATAAACTTCTCCTG AGCAAAAGGCCATGCTTTCCGAAACTGGATGCCATTAAAAGTGCGACTGCTGACATT CTTACAGGCCTCAGTAAGAAGTCTGTCACTTTATCATGGGAAGGCAGTAATTGCTCTTCAGTGGAAGTTTCAGGACTCGATATCGGATGGGGGCAG AGAATGCCCTTAGATTTTGATGACAAGCAAGGTTTGTGGTCTCTCAAGAGGGAATTGCCT GAAGGGCACTATGAATACAAGTACATAGTTGATGGGAAATGGATATGCAACAAGAATGAGCTTATAACTTCTCCCAACAAAGATGGCCATGTCAACAATTTTCTTGAC GTCCTTGATGATTCCAGCAGTGTTGGCGCATTGCTTAGGGAGAGATTGACTGGTGATAATCCTGATCTCACAAAGGACGAAAGGCTGAGAATAAGAGAGTTTCTTGAAGCCTATCCTGATGAGACTGAGCAGTGA
- the LOC107617994 gene encoding ankyrin repeat-containing protein At5g02620-like isoform X1, with translation MAGSGRRKSIDCTLYNAAIEGNFDAFNDVQNIEHLLTPNNNTILHLHLTSAITIPAQTVSPPQPLFYLLNKRSERSTVSEDFVKKVLDKCGGQVLIANAKGETPLHLAARYGHSGVTKLLIESAKSFHDDIEAGRRAEKELMRAKSKTGDTALHEAVRHNHIEVVDILLNLDKSINNVANNENETPLYIASERKYKRIVDKILVKVESPAYEGPNDRTALHAAVINSDIGMVKDLMKNEHVRSAIKHADGRKGWIPLHYAVKDGNTDMTTLLLNEDRNTDTAYMQDKEGRTAFHIAAYFGHEEIVDTFVKHYQGCSEIVDNKGWNVLHYAVKGGSSHIVAKIMRKLSLSHLYNEKDIYGDTPLHHLASSRIQSRELVYHNRVDRLALNKNDQTALDVAYAIAEDADRVLTKKRLIMQLEKAGGIGSQHLDERDRLGKGTKKLEFTKEAKESHLIVATLIATVTFAAAFTLPGGTEQDGDHKGSPILGHKPSFKAFIVSNTISLVMAASAAFIHLFSPLNKAKWLDYYFSEVAFSFTLVAIATMIVAFGTGTFAVLGSSPVGIAAIIVGLSFFFVFRQVLQMSFGGESFFTFVMNLVNAIIFPFIRFTPRPFGFFILFFKRSDEPRII, from the exons ATGGCTGGAAGTGGCAGGCGGAAGAGTATTGATTGTACTTTATACAACGCTGCAATCGAAGGCAATTTCGATGCATTCAATGATGTCCAAAACATTGAGCATCTACTCACTCCAAACAATAACACCATCCTTCATCTACACTTAACATCTGCAATCACTATACCAGCTCAAACTGTTTCCCCACCCCAACCGTTGTTTTATCTTCTAAACAAAAGATCCGAAAGATCAACTGTTTCGGAAGATTTTGTGAAGAAGGTTCTGGATAAATGTGGAGGCCAGGTTCTAATCGCCAACGCCAAGGGAGAAACTCCACTTCATCTGGCAGCAAG GTACGGACATTCGGGCGTAACAAAATTGTTGATAGAGAGTGCCAAGAGTTTTCATGATGACATTGAAGCTGGGAGAAGAGCAGAGAAAGAGCTTATGAGAGCAAAATCCAAGACTGGTGACACTGCATTGCATGAGGCAGTGCGCCATAACCACATTGAAGTAGTCGACATATTGTTGAATCTTGATAAATCTATTAATAATGTTGCTAACAATGAGAATGAAACACCGCTCTATATAGCTTCAGAGAGAAAATATAAGAGAATTGTGGATAAGATATTAGTGAAAGTGGAATCACCAGCATATGAAGGCCCCAACGATCGAACAGCATTGCACGCAGCTGTGATTAACAGTGACATAG GAATGGTAAAAGACCTTATGAAGAACGAACATGTAAGAAGCGCCATCAAACATGCGGATGGAAGAAAAGGTTGGATTCCTCTTCATTATGCAGTAAAAGATGGAAACACAGATATGACAACATTATTGCTGAATGAAGATAGGAACACAGACACAGCATACATGCAAGATAAGGAAGGTAGAACTGCCTTTCACATTGCAGCATATTTTGGGCACGAGGAAATCGTGGACACATTTGTAAAACACTACCAAGGTTGTTCAGAAATAGTAGACAACAAAGGTTGGAACGTTCTTCATTATGCTGTGAAAGGAGGATCTTCACATATAGTTGCTAAAATAATGAGAAAGTTGTCGTTGAGTCACCTTTATAATGAGAAGGATATTTATGGAGATACACCTCTCCATCACCTTGCAAGTTCTCGGATTCAGAGTAGGGAATTGGTGTATCATAACCGAGTGGACAGACTTGCTTTGAACAAGAATGACCAAACGGCCCTTGATGTTGCTTATGCTATTGCTGAGGATGCTGATAGAGTATTGACCAAAAAA AGGTTGATAATGCAATTAGAAAAAGCTGGAGGTATAGGAAGTCAACATTTAGATGAAAGGGATAGACTAGGAAAGGGTACTAAAAAGTTAGAATTCACGAAAGAAGCAAAGGAATCACATCTTATAGTGGCCACTCTAATTGCAACAGTGACATTTGCAGCTGCATTTACCTTACCCGGAGGTACAGAACAAGATGGTGATCATAAGGGTAGTCCTATATTAGGACACAAACCTTCTTTCAAAGCATTCATTGTATCCAACACCATATCTTTAGTTATGGCTGCTTCTGCAGCTTTCATACATCTCTTTTCGCCGCTAAACAAAGCTAAGTGGTTGGACTATTACTTCTCTGAAGTGGCATTCTCCTTCACATTGGTGGCTATAGCAACAATGATTGTAGCATTTGGAACAGGAACATTTGCTGTTTTGGGATCTTCTCCTGTTGGTATTGCAGCTATTATTGTCGGATTGTCGTTCTTCTTTGTCTTCAGGCAAGTGTTGCAAATGAGTTTTGGAGGGGAATCTTTTTTCACGTTTGTTATGAACTTAGTGAATGCAATTATTTTTCCGTTCATTAGATTTACACCTAGACCATTTGGGTTCTTCATACTTTTCTTCAAAAGATCAGATGAACCTAGAATCATATAG